The following coding sequences lie in one Apium graveolens cultivar Ventura chromosome 3, ASM990537v1, whole genome shotgun sequence genomic window:
- the LOC141714100 gene encoding uncharacterized protein LOC141714100 produces MFGDRQVEQKSIVREEIEQYRPPPGEERQFLKMSEFNGKGDPEDHCEKYELLMIVMGHNDIMLCKMFKTYLKGSASIRYKSLNPRSIGSYEQLKRKFIKYYSHLYRKAKDTEALVHCRQRANEELGDYLARFKEEAGMVTNLDKFKVIGFLTAGLDPYKGKKLRSSLYNFPLKSMNGIYVRGGHIRRKMESIGGYKDSRSDNRSKRADKYEISRSDIDRRDSKKEGRKETDRGGERHRDRDLAVFTSLNMPISKILHEIKGKLGFVRPAKMKVPNHKKNPHKYCDYHGDKGHNTDECYHLKKLIERMIKEDELNQFVRDLRDRLGPKD; encoded by the coding sequence ATGTTTGGCGATAGACAGGTCGAGCAAAAGTCGATCGTCAGAGAAGAAATTGAACAGTATCGACCCCCTCCAGGCGAGGAAAGGCAGTTCCTAAAGATGAGTGAGTTTAATGGAAAGGGAGACCCCGAAGACCATTGTGAAAAATATGAGTTGCTGATGATTGTAATGGGGCATAATGACATCATGCTCTGCAAGATGTTCAAGACCTATCTGAAGGGATCGGCCTCGATACGGTACAAATCCCTCAATCCCAGGTCCATCGGGTCGTATGAGCAGCTAAAGAGAAAGTTCATAAAGTACTACTCGCATTTATACCGAAAAGCGAAGGACACTGAGGCCCTGGTCCACTGTAGACAGAGAGCGAATGAAGAGTTAGGGGATTATTTAGCTCGGTTCAAGGAAGAAGCTGGAATGGTCACAAATCTAGACAAATTCAAAGTTATAGGCTTCCTAACGGCGGGGCTAGACCCCTACAAAGGTAAGAAGCTTCGCTCCTCTCTTTACAATTTTCCCCTTAAATCCATGAATGGTATATATGTGAGGGGCGGGCATATTCGTCGAAAAATGGAAAGTATTGGGGGATACAAGGACTCCCGAAGTGATAACCGATCAAAGCGAGCAGACAAATACGAAATCTCAAGATCTGATATTGACCGAAGGGACAGTAAGAAAGAAGGGAGAAAGGAAACTGATCGTGGGGGTGAACGACACCGGGATAGAGATTTGGCCGTATTCACCTCTCTGAATATGCCAATATCCAAGATTCTCCATGAGATTAAGGGAAAGCTTGGGTTTGTTCGGCCTGCCAAGATGAAAGTCCCAAATCATAAGAAGAACCCCCACAAGTACTGCGATTATCACGGAGATAAGGGGCATAATACTGACGAATGCTACCATCTCAAAAAGCTGATCGAGCGAATGATCAAAGAAGACGAACTTAATCAGTTTGTTCGAGATCTGAGGGACAGACTGGGGCCGAAGGATTAA